From the Daucus carota subsp. sativus chromosome 8, DH1 v3.0, whole genome shotgun sequence genome, one window contains:
- the LOC108198628 gene encoding 9-cis-epoxycarotenoid dioxygenase NCED2, chloroplastic yields the protein MSLSLAATSNFYKLQIMSVPSSSSTIKPCFNKACWIKSSLQSPLQLPEQPHCSHNITKDDSGSSPSTPRRWNLLQKAAATALDMAEKALLSLEAKQTLSKTADPAVQMAGNFAPVPESSVRQNLQVIGTIPEDISGVYVRNGANPYFEPVSGHHLFDGDGMVHAVMINGNSVSYACRFTKTERLVQERDLGRPIFPKAIGELHGHSGIARLALFYARGLFGLVDPSHGIGVANAGLVYFNGRLLAMSEDDLPYQIQVSESGDLETIGRYDFESQLKSSMIAHPKVDPVSGELFALSYDVIKKPYLKYFRFSKDGEKSRDVEIPLDIPAMTHDFVITENFVVIPDQQVVFKLQEMLKGGSPVTYDKNKMSRFGILSKYAEDSSDIIWIDSPENFCFHLWNAWEEPDSDEIVIIGSCMTPPDSIFNESDEGLESVLSEIRLNLRTRKSTCHAIMSPSEQVNIEVGMVNRKKLGRKTEFAYLAIAEPWPKVSGLAKVNLFTGEAQKYYYGDERYGGEPFFLPSNSDREDEGHIMAFVHDEKTWQSELQIINSANMELEATVKLPSRVPYGFHGTFISSEELVQ from the coding sequence ATGTCTTTATCATTAGCTGCAACTTCGAATTTTTATAAACTTCAAATCATGAGCGTTCCTTCCTCATCTAGTACAATCAAGCCTTGTTTTAATAAAGCTTGCTGGATTAAATCTTCCCTACAGTCTCCTCTTCAATTACCCGAACAACCTCATTGCTCACATAATATCACGAAAGATGACTCGGGTTCGAGTCCTTCCACACCACGAAGATGGAATTTACTACAAAAGGCGGCAGCCACGGCTTTAGACATGGCGGAGAAGGCCTTGCTCTCGCTTGAAGCCAAACAAACACTCTCCAAGACAGCTGATCCAGCAGTACAAATGGCCGGCAACTTTGCTCCGGTGCCCGAATCATCTGTCCGACAAAATTTACAAGTTATAGGGACCATTCCTGAAGATATATCCGGCGTCTACGTGAGAAACGGTGCAAATCCATATTTCGAGCCTGTTTCCGGACACCACTTATTTGATGGTGACGGAATGGTTCATGCGGTTATGATAAACGGCAATTCGGTGAGTTATGCATGTAGGTTTACGAAAACTGAAAGGCTTGTTCAAGAACGAGATTTGGGTAGACCGATTTTCCCTAAGGCTATCGGTGAGCTTCATGGACACTCGGGTATAGCTCGATTGGCACTCTTTTATGCCCGAGGGCTATTCGGCTTGGTTGATCCGAGCCATGGAATTGGTGTAGCTAATGCTGGCCTTGTTTATTTTAATGGCCGACTTTTGGCCATGTCGGAAGATGATCTTCCCTATCAAATTCAAGTCAGCGAGAGTGGTGATTTAGAGACTATTGGTCGATATGACTTCGAGTCGCAATTGAAGTCTTCGATGATAGCTCATCCGAAAGTTGACCCCGTGTCGGGTGAGCTATTTGCTTTGAGTTATGATGTTATTAAGAAACCCTACTTGAAGTATTTTCGATTTTCTAAAGATGGTGAGAAATCTCGTGATGTTGAGATCCCCTTGGATATCCCTGCAATGACGCATGATTTCGTGATAACAGAGAATTTTGTTGTGATTCCTGATCAACAAGTGGTGTTCAAGCTACAAGAAATGTTGAAGGGAGGTTCCCCGGTTACGTATGACAAAAACAAGATGTCTAGGTTTGGAATTTTATCCAAATATGCCGAAGATTCGTCTGATATTATTTGGATTGATTCACCCGAGAATTTTTGTTTCCATTTATGGAATGCATGGGAAGAACCGGATTCGGATGAAATTGTCATTATCGGCTCATGCATGACACCACCCGACTCCATATTCAATGAATCCGATGAGGGTCTCGAAAGTGTTCTTTCTGAAATTCGGCTAAATTTAAGGACGAGAAAATCTACATGTCACGCCATAATGAGTCCATCAGAGCAAGTGAATATTGAGGTTGGAATGGTGAATCGGAAGAAACTAGGCCGAAAAACGGAGTTTGCCTACTTGGCCATTGCCGAACCGTGGCCTAAAGTATCTGGTCTGGCCAAAGTGAACTTATTTACTGGAGAGgcacaaaaatattattatggcGACGAAAGGTATGGCGGGGAGCCATTCTTTTTGCCTTCAAACTCCGACAGAGAAGACGAGGGACACATTATGGCATTCGTTCACGACGAAAAGACATGGCAATCAGAGCTTCAAATCATCAACTCTGCGAACATGGAATTAGAAGCCACAGTTAAGCTTCCGTCGAGGGTGCCTTATGGATTCCACGGAACATTCATCAGCTCCGAGGAATTGGTACAATAA
- the LOC108198897 gene encoding uncharacterized protein LOC108198897 has product MNGIMLPFLVYCYLLYIFLRSSILSLFLLVRYTLSQFCGLFSSRVDDAVSLYKGTLIHERRRPVGRSFKSSVRYALIDLDRSSCIPPNHLSAKEARSIAQTNGPVLLLTVPPSVGYQRSPVTLYYCYDLNESSANILKNCIAEVTNSPWGEQLRFVFNPHSDHIAKSLHVSPFMDMLGDWHLKTKAPGNSLSLTIAVKHPVLGNYFTTSLTAKKLLITSNVDYEFFFWLMPHKGAIQTYLQSFQLLSSVQFFQHPKYKNPGFTEENLKAAKGLGCCMAFSGNSHNNPQIDRHERWCSFKQAKWPWN; this is encoded by the exons ATGAACGGCATCATGCTTCCATTTCTCGTATATTGCTACTTACTTTACATCTTCCTCAGATCATCTATTCTTTCTCTCTTCCTACTCGTTCGTTATACACTAAGCCAGTTCTGTGGCTTGTTTTCGTCTCGTGTCGACGATGCCGTTTCTCTCTACAAAGGCACTCTCATTCATGAACGTCGCCGGCCTGTTGGCCGTTCTTTCAAATCTTCGGTCCGCTACGCTCTTATTGACCTAGACCGCTCATCGTGCATACCACCCAACCACTTGTCTGCTAAAGAAGCTCGGTCTATTGCCCAAACAAACGGACCAGT GCTTCTACTGACGGTCCCTCCGAGCGTTGGATATCAACGAAGTCCAGTGACATTGTATTATTGCTATGATCTTAATGAATCTTCagctaatatattgaaaaattgCATCGCTGAG GTAACAAACAGCCCATGGGGTGAACAGTTACGATTTGTTTTCAACCCTCATTCTGATCATATTGCCAAATCACTTCACGTCAGCCCCTTTATG GACATGCTTGGGGACTGGCATTTGAAAACAAAGGCCCCGGGGAATAGTTTGTCACTCACAATTGCAGTTAAACACCCTGTTTTGGGTAATTACTTTACAACATCCTTGACTGCTAAAAAGCTCTTAATCACATCAAATGTTGATTATGAATTCTTCTTCTGGCTTATGCCGCATAAGGGTGCAATTCAAACGTATTTGCAA TCTTTTCAGCTCCTGTCAAGTGTTCAATTTTTCCAACATCCAAAATATAAAAACCCAGGATTTACTGAAGAAAATTTGAAGGCTGCCAAAGGTCTTGGATGCTGCATGGCTTTTTCTGGGAATTCACATAATAATCCTCAAATTGATAGACATGAGCGCTGGTGTTCTTTTAAGCAAGCAAAGTGGCCATGGAACTGA